In Akkermansia muciniphila, one DNA window encodes the following:
- a CDS encoding zinc metallopeptidase, translating into MIELFNIDLLSYTVQTAETAPTHSYTIYWLILLGSMLLSWLVSARMKSRFSEYSQIPIPVTGREVAEQMLKDNHITDVKVISTPGHLTDHYNPANKTVNLSESVYNSNSIAAAAVAAHEVGHAVQHAQAYHWLGLRSALVPIVQLSSNLVGMVLMIGIVLLAMGGSPWVLGLGIGLFAVTTVFAFITLPVEFDASARALKWLDRSRLMNYFDHGKAKSALFWAAMTYVVGALSSLAMLLYYVFIFLNARGRE; encoded by the coding sequence ATGATTGAGCTATTCAATATCGATCTCCTTTCCTATACGGTGCAGACGGCGGAAACCGCGCCAACGCATTCCTATACCATTTACTGGCTGATTCTGCTGGGTTCCATGCTTCTGAGCTGGCTGGTCAGCGCGCGCATGAAGAGCCGCTTCAGCGAATATTCCCAGATTCCCATTCCCGTCACAGGGCGGGAGGTGGCGGAGCAGATGCTGAAGGACAACCATATTACGGACGTGAAAGTGATTTCCACGCCCGGCCATCTGACGGACCATTACAATCCGGCAAATAAAACCGTCAACCTGAGCGAGTCCGTTTACAATTCCAACAGCATCGCCGCCGCGGCCGTCGCCGCCCATGAAGTGGGGCATGCCGTGCAGCACGCCCAGGCTTACCACTGGCTGGGCCTGCGGTCCGCGCTGGTTCCCATCGTCCAGCTCTCCTCCAACCTGGTGGGCATGGTGCTGATGATCGGCATTGTGCTGCTGGCCATGGGCGGCTCTCCGTGGGTGCTGGGGCTGGGCATCGGTCTGTTTGCCGTGACCACGGTCTTCGCGTTCATCACGCTTCCCGTGGAATTTGACGCCTCCGCCAGGGCTTTGAAATGGCTGGACCGCTCCCGCCTGATGAATTATTTCGACCATGGAAAGGCCAAAAGCGCCCTGTTCTGGGCCGCCATGACTTACGTGGTAGGCGCGCTTTCCTCCCTGGCCATGCTGCTGTATTACGTGTTCATTTTCCTGAACGCCCGCGGCAGGGAATAA
- the cobA gene encoding uroporphyrinogen-III C-methyltransferase has product MFRDRWAIHEMNPGMAGFLVAKKRMVELNGGMQQGIVYLLGAGPGDPGLITVRGRELLGMAEVLVYDALSSAEMLNWAPAACERIFVGKRASRHALPQEEINALLVRLGRAGKKVVRLKGGDPYVFGRGGEEADALHEAGIPFEVIPGVTSAIAGPAYAGIPVTHRRYCTQFTVFTGHEDVNKKASSLDLKGIAGAQGTKIMLMGMQKLADVCEALIGYGQEPSAPAAAVQWATTGVQRTVTGTVKTLPARVQKAGLSAPAVVVIGDVVKERESLNWFEQLPLFGKRIVVTRTRAQAGELSARLRRLGAEVLEMPVIRIAPPSNRREFAESVVHAHTYDWLVFSSPNGVERFFQAFFAVYRDIRSIGGARIAAIGPGTEAKLREYGLAVDIMPKKFVAEGLVKAFRDAREEIGSIEHSTFLWVRGEEARRVIYDGLNALGAIVDECIAYKTEAETEDAAGAQEAFREHGADIVTFTSSSTAENFFKLGLPWPEGCRAASIGPVTTATLKELGHAPSITAKTHDINGLVEAIVKAAGK; this is encoded by the coding sequence ATGTTTCGCGACAGGTGGGCCATCCATGAAATGAATCCGGGCATGGCGGGGTTTCTTGTCGCCAAAAAGCGGATGGTGGAGTTGAATGGCGGCATGCAACAGGGTATTGTTTATTTGCTTGGAGCGGGTCCCGGCGACCCCGGGCTGATCACCGTCCGCGGGCGGGAACTGCTGGGAATGGCGGAAGTGCTGGTATATGATGCGCTGAGTTCGGCGGAAATGCTGAACTGGGCCCCTGCTGCATGCGAAAGGATTTTTGTGGGGAAGCGGGCTTCCCGCCACGCCCTGCCGCAGGAGGAAATCAACGCCCTGCTGGTCAGGCTGGGCCGTGCCGGGAAAAAAGTGGTGCGCCTGAAGGGGGGCGACCCCTACGTCTTCGGGCGCGGGGGGGAGGAGGCGGACGCCCTGCATGAAGCGGGCATCCCGTTTGAAGTGATTCCGGGCGTTACTTCCGCCATTGCGGGGCCGGCCTACGCGGGCATTCCGGTGACGCACCGCAGGTATTGCACGCAGTTCACCGTATTCACAGGGCATGAAGACGTGAACAAGAAGGCGTCTTCCCTGGACCTGAAGGGAATAGCGGGAGCGCAGGGCACGAAAATCATGCTGATGGGAATGCAGAAACTGGCGGATGTGTGCGAAGCCCTGATCGGGTACGGGCAGGAGCCGTCTGCGCCTGCCGCCGCCGTCCAGTGGGCCACCACGGGCGTTCAGCGTACGGTTACGGGCACTGTGAAAACACTGCCCGCCAGGGTGCAAAAGGCCGGTTTGAGCGCTCCCGCAGTAGTGGTCATCGGGGATGTGGTGAAAGAACGCGAGTCCCTGAACTGGTTTGAACAGCTGCCTCTGTTCGGCAAGCGCATCGTGGTGACGCGCACCCGCGCCCAGGCAGGGGAATTGAGCGCGCGCCTGCGCCGTCTGGGGGCGGAAGTGCTGGAGATGCCTGTCATACGCATTGCCCCGCCCTCCAACAGGAGGGAATTTGCGGAAAGCGTGGTGCACGCCCACACGTATGACTGGCTGGTGTTTTCCAGCCCCAACGGGGTGGAGCGCTTCTTCCAGGCGTTTTTTGCCGTGTACAGGGACATCCGGAGCATTGGCGGAGCCAGGATTGCGGCCATCGGGCCGGGGACGGAGGCGAAGCTCCGGGAATACGGGCTGGCCGTGGATATCATGCCTAAGAAGTTTGTGGCGGAAGGCCTCGTTAAAGCGTTCAGGGACGCGCGCGAAGAAATCGGAAGCATTGAGCACAGCACTTTCCTGTGGGTGCGCGGAGAAGAAGCCCGCCGCGTGATTTATGACGGGTTGAATGCTCTGGGCGCCATCGTGGATGAATGCATCGCCTACAAGACGGAGGCGGAAACGGAGGATGCGGCGGGAGCCCAGGAGGCTTTCCGCGAACATGGGGCGGACATTGTGACGTTCACCAGTTCCTCCACGGCGGAGAACTTCTTCAAGCTGGGGCTTCCGTGGCCGGAGGGCTGCCGGGCCGCCAGCATCGGCCCGGTAACCACGGCAACCCTCAAGGAACTGGGGCATGCCCCTTCAATTACGGCGAAAACACACGATATCAACGGTCTGGTGGAAGCCATCGTCAAGGCCGCCGGCAAATAG
- a CDS encoding DNA topoisomerase, with protein sequence MSKTLIIAEKPSVATDLARVLGKELGKFTRDKSGAFYQNDRAIITSAVGHLLEQKKPMTEEGKSLPWKFDYLPVIPRKFELEPIKQSEDRLKKVLQLARSKEVTEIVNACDAGREGELIFHNLVRYGKWTKPTRRLWMQSMTDEAILNAWHGMRSEADMKPLTNAAVCRSESDWLVGLNSTRALTILQSRGGFNVTPAGRVQTPTLAILTQRELEIQAFEPVPYSEVWAEFDVQSGSYSGRWIDRDWKKNDHPHSRAERIWDPEQAAVIRDRCRGKSGTVTEEKKPVTTIAPLLYDLTSLQREAANRYGFSAKRTLQLAQECYEKHKVLTYPRTDSRYLPEDYLGKVYGIVGTVAEQNPEFAPFARDILDNKRIKPNRRVFDTKKVSDHFAIIPTGKMEKLTGDAQKLFEMVMARFLAVFFPAAVFEDTRRTTLITHQDGVADAFLTTGRVLVEPGWQAVYGRKAGASSKEELVPVRDGEQAALREIEIRNAMTKPPARYNEATLLAAMEGAGKLVHDEELAAAMSERGLGTPATRASIIEGLISQEYIVRDGRELLATRRGIELIALLERIGLKTLTSPSLTGEWEYKLKQMEQAALPRDSFMDGIKTLTGEIVKRVKDFREAQQQVELPEMELDCPSCHAHGLKNTLDAVSCRSCKFSIRKVISGRDMTDEELKTLIVDGRTGILHGFTSRFGKPFEAGLELNDKFRATLYFPAREEDEAAGAEEAVKVASVTIPDMGEHDVMETAKAWKIPSLTLGKEHAAVSVSRTILGREIPLDQVLKILAEGKSDLMKGFISQRTKRPFDAYLVFNAKTGKIGFEFPPRERKYPAKNAAGKTEGKAEKTSRNAAKTAGKDSKSGAASKKGRKQ encoded by the coding sequence ATGTCCAAAACGTTAATTATAGCAGAAAAGCCGAGCGTCGCCACTGATTTGGCGAGAGTGCTGGGCAAAGAGCTTGGAAAATTCACCCGGGACAAGTCCGGGGCATTTTACCAGAATGACCGGGCCATCATCACCTCTGCCGTGGGGCATCTGCTGGAACAGAAAAAACCCATGACGGAAGAGGGAAAATCCCTGCCGTGGAAATTCGACTATCTGCCCGTCATCCCCCGGAAGTTTGAACTGGAACCCATCAAGCAGTCGGAAGACCGTTTGAAAAAGGTTCTTCAGCTTGCCAGAAGCAAGGAAGTCACGGAAATTGTCAACGCATGCGACGCCGGGCGTGAAGGGGAACTGATTTTTCACAATCTGGTGCGTTACGGAAAATGGACCAAGCCTACGCGGCGCCTGTGGATGCAGTCCATGACGGATGAGGCCATTCTCAACGCATGGCACGGCATGCGCAGCGAAGCTGACATGAAGCCCCTGACGAATGCCGCCGTGTGCCGTTCCGAATCAGACTGGCTGGTAGGGCTGAACAGCACCCGCGCCCTGACTATCCTGCAATCCCGCGGCGGCTTCAACGTCACCCCCGCCGGGCGCGTGCAGACGCCCACGCTGGCTATTCTGACGCAGAGGGAATTGGAAATCCAGGCGTTTGAGCCGGTTCCTTATTCGGAAGTATGGGCTGAATTTGACGTGCAGTCCGGCTCTTACTCCGGCCGCTGGATTGACCGTGACTGGAAGAAAAACGATCATCCCCATTCCCGCGCGGAACGCATCTGGGATCCGGAACAGGCAGCCGTTATCCGCGACCGCTGCCGCGGCAAGTCCGGCACGGTGACGGAAGAAAAAAAACCGGTCACGACGATTGCTCCGCTGTTGTATGACCTGACTTCCCTTCAGCGGGAAGCCGCCAACCGCTACGGCTTTTCCGCCAAGCGCACGCTGCAGCTGGCGCAGGAATGCTATGAAAAGCACAAGGTGCTCACTTATCCGCGTACAGACTCCCGCTACCTGCCGGAAGATTATCTGGGCAAGGTTTACGGCATCGTAGGCACGGTGGCGGAGCAGAATCCTGAATTCGCCCCCTTTGCCAGGGACATTCTGGACAACAAGCGCATCAAGCCCAACCGGCGCGTGTTTGATACGAAAAAGGTGAGCGACCACTTTGCCATCATCCCGACCGGGAAGATGGAGAAGCTTACCGGGGACGCGCAGAAGCTCTTTGAAATGGTCATGGCCCGCTTCCTGGCCGTCTTTTTCCCCGCCGCCGTGTTTGAAGACACGCGGAGAACCACGCTCATTACCCACCAGGACGGCGTGGCGGACGCTTTCCTGACCACGGGCCGGGTGCTTGTGGAGCCGGGCTGGCAGGCTGTTTACGGACGGAAAGCCGGCGCTTCCTCCAAGGAAGAACTGGTGCCCGTCCGCGACGGGGAGCAGGCCGCCTTGCGTGAAATTGAAATCCGCAACGCCATGACCAAGCCGCCCGCCCGGTACAATGAAGCCACGCTGCTGGCCGCCATGGAGGGAGCCGGGAAGCTGGTGCATGACGAAGAACTGGCCGCCGCCATGAGCGAACGCGGCCTGGGCACTCCCGCCACACGCGCCTCCATCATTGAGGGACTGATTTCCCAGGAATACATTGTCCGGGACGGCCGCGAACTTCTGGCGACGCGCCGCGGTATTGAGCTGATTGCCCTGCTGGAACGCATCGGCCTGAAAACGCTTACCTCCCCCAGCCTGACAGGGGAATGGGAATACAAGCTCAAGCAGATGGAACAGGCCGCCCTGCCGAGGGATTCCTTCATGGATGGCATTAAGACCCTGACCGGGGAAATCGTGAAGAGGGTGAAGGATTTCCGGGAAGCCCAGCAACAGGTGGAACTGCCGGAGATGGAACTGGACTGCCCTTCCTGCCATGCCCACGGCCTGAAGAACACGCTGGACGCCGTTTCCTGCCGTTCCTGCAAGTTCAGCATCCGCAAGGTTATCTCCGGCCGCGACATGACGGACGAAGAATTGAAAACTCTTATTGTGGACGGCAGAACGGGAATCCTCCACGGATTTACCTCCCGGTTCGGCAAGCCTTTTGAGGCGGGGCTGGAACTCAACGACAAATTCCGGGCTACGCTTTATTTCCCGGCGCGGGAAGAAGATGAGGCCGCAGGGGCGGAGGAAGCTGTGAAAGTGGCTTCCGTCACCATCCCGGACATGGGAGAGCATGATGTGATGGAAACGGCCAAGGCCTGGAAAATTCCTTCCCTGACCCTTGGAAAGGAACATGCCGCCGTTTCCGTCTCCCGGACTATTCTGGGGCGTGAAATCCCGCTGGACCAGGTATTGAAGATTCTGGCGGAAGGGAAATCCGATCTGATGAAGGGATTCATTTCACAGCGTACCAAGCGCCCGTTTGACGCTTATCTGGTCTTCAACGCGAAGACGGGAAAAATCGGTTTTGAATTCCCGCCGCGGGAAAGGAAATATCCCGCTAAAAACGCTGCCGGAAAAACGGAAGGCAAAGCGGAGAAGACGAGCCGGAACGCCGCCAAAACAGCCGGGAAAGACTCCAAATCCGGGGCTGCGTCCAAAAAGGGGCGCAAGCAATAA
- a CDS encoding peptidoglycan recognition protein family protein: MEYRFVRTGFLAVFAALTFCSCSQNDKMRPPAVSFKIQKASVIPRTPGQMSREVGIKVSYMPKNTYARKRASSMRPRFITIHSTANPKGDANAHSRYLNSGKSRSLNWHFTVDQFGAYQHLPTTETGHHADHSGPGDQYSVAIEMCECTTHNPVVIYNKTAKLAALLMMRYNVPLRNVVPHNYWSGKNCPAPLMTNGRPGYKWSWFISRVDYYYRCLQAGK, translated from the coding sequence ATGGAATATAGATTTGTCCGGACGGGCTTTCTTGCCGTATTCGCCGCCCTGACGTTCTGCAGCTGTTCGCAGAACGATAAAATGAGGCCTCCGGCCGTCTCCTTTAAAATTCAAAAGGCGTCGGTAATCCCCCGCACACCCGGCCAGATGAGCCGTGAAGTAGGCATTAAAGTTTCCTACATGCCTAAAAATACGTATGCCCGCAAGCGCGCGTCCTCCATGCGTCCCCGCTTCATCACCATCCACAGCACCGCCAACCCCAAGGGAGACGCCAACGCCCACTCCCGCTATCTGAACAGCGGCAAATCCCGCAGCCTGAACTGGCACTTCACTGTGGACCAATTCGGCGCCTACCAGCACCTCCCCACTACGGAAACAGGCCACCATGCGGACCATTCCGGACCGGGAGACCAATACTCCGTAGCCATTGAAATGTGTGAATGCACCACGCACAACCCTGTCGTCATCTACAACAAAACGGCCAAACTGGCGGCTCTGCTGATGATGCGCTACAACGTCCCCCTGCGCAACGTAGTGCCCCACAACTACTGGTCCGGCAAGAATTGCCCCGCCCCGCTGATGACTAACGGGCGCCCCGGATATAAATGGAGCTGGTTCATTTCCCGCGTGGATTATTATTACCGCTGCCTCCAGGCGGGAAAATAA
- the acnA gene encoding aconitate hydratase AcnA, with product MTKIAKSTFTTGAGTPGQFYSLPALAENGYSRLNRLPVSIRIVLESLLRNCDGLKVTEKDVDNLASWDADNPGSYEIPFTVARIVLQDLTGVPLLVDLAAMRSAVAGLGKDASVIEPLVPVDLVVDHSVQVDWAGCTDALEKNLDIEFQRNAERYEFLKWGQQAFQTFSVVPPSVGIVHQVNLEYLAQGVMEKDGVYFPDTLVGTDSHTTMINGMGVVGWGVGGIEAEAGMLGQPVTFLVPEVVGVHMTGELREGVTATDLALHVTRMLRSHGVVGKFVEFFGEGAAALPLADRATVANMAPEYGATMGFFPMDERCSDYLRQTGRSEEAITTYENYFKAQNLWGMPRNGDLDYTDQLELDLSAVEPAVSGPRRPQDHIRLNSIRDSFRKLVSMPVAEGGYGKKESPEVTVSMHSPAGVPVPVDGFSQEAKLKDGSILIAAITSCTNTSNPGLMLAAGLLAKKAVERGLKVPPHVKTSIAPGSRIASDYFAANRLQESLDALGFETVGYGCTTCIGNSGPLNPELEQAVRDNDIVAASVLSGNRNFEARIHASIKTNFLMSPPLVVAFALAGRVDIDFQTEPLGTDRSGNPVFLKDLWPSSGEIAEAVARSRNPEAYRELYTITPDKNPRWAAVYAPEGSVFQWNEHSTYIQDPPFFSGFNGQPRTLADITDARPLGIFGDSVTTDHISPAGAIRETGPAGLYLQGMGVDRKDFNSFGSRRGNDRVMTRGTFANVRIKNLMVDGTEGGYTLYFGNRAVPAPDKAITPAAGTPAFIYDAAMAYAQDGVPLIVIGGEDYGMGSSRDWAAKGTNLLGVKAVITKSFERIHRSNLIGMGVLPLNFADKADYDRIAPLKDATFSILGLNNGIAPRQQVTLRVQPADAEAFDVPVIVRIDTPIEKEYYLAGGILQYVLTQILK from the coding sequence ATGACCAAGATTGCCAAGAGCACGTTCACCACGGGAGCCGGAACCCCGGGACAGTTTTATTCACTGCCAGCTTTGGCGGAAAACGGCTATTCCCGCCTGAACCGCCTGCCCGTTTCCATCAGGATCGTTCTGGAATCCCTGCTCCGCAACTGCGACGGCCTGAAGGTGACTGAAAAGGATGTGGACAACCTGGCTTCCTGGGATGCGGACAATCCCGGTTCCTACGAAATTCCGTTCACGGTAGCCCGCATTGTCCTGCAGGACCTGACGGGCGTCCCTCTTCTGGTGGACCTGGCGGCCATGCGCTCCGCCGTAGCCGGCCTGGGGAAAGATGCCTCCGTCATTGAACCTCTGGTTCCTGTAGACCTGGTGGTGGACCACTCCGTCCAGGTGGACTGGGCAGGCTGCACGGATGCCCTGGAGAAAAACCTGGACATTGAATTCCAGCGCAATGCGGAACGCTACGAATTCCTCAAATGGGGCCAGCAGGCCTTTCAGACTTTTTCCGTAGTGCCTCCGTCCGTGGGCATCGTCCACCAGGTCAATCTGGAATACCTGGCGCAGGGCGTGATGGAAAAGGACGGCGTTTACTTCCCGGATACCCTGGTGGGGACGGACTCCCATACCACGATGATTAACGGCATGGGCGTTGTAGGCTGGGGCGTGGGCGGCATTGAGGCGGAAGCCGGGATGCTCGGCCAGCCCGTCACTTTCCTGGTTCCGGAAGTAGTGGGCGTCCATATGACGGGAGAACTCCGCGAAGGAGTGACCGCTACGGACCTGGCGCTGCATGTCACCCGGATGCTGCGCAGCCACGGCGTCGTAGGCAAATTTGTGGAATTCTTCGGAGAGGGGGCGGCGGCCCTGCCTCTGGCAGACCGGGCTACCGTAGCCAACATGGCCCCGGAATACGGCGCCACCATGGGTTTCTTCCCCATGGACGAACGCTGCTCCGACTATCTGCGCCAGACAGGCAGGAGCGAAGAAGCCATCACCACGTACGAGAACTACTTCAAGGCGCAGAACCTGTGGGGAATGCCGCGCAACGGAGATCTGGACTACACGGACCAGCTGGAACTGGACCTGTCCGCCGTGGAACCGGCCGTCTCCGGCCCCAGGCGCCCGCAGGACCACATCCGCCTGAACTCCATCAGGGACAGCTTCCGCAAGCTTGTCAGCATGCCCGTGGCGGAAGGAGGCTACGGCAAAAAGGAATCTCCGGAAGTCACAGTCTCCATGCATTCCCCGGCGGGCGTCCCCGTCCCGGTGGACGGCTTCAGCCAGGAAGCGAAGCTGAAAGACGGCAGCATCCTCATCGCCGCCATCACCTCCTGCACCAACACGTCCAACCCGGGCCTGATGCTTGCCGCCGGGCTGCTTGCCAAAAAGGCGGTTGAACGGGGCCTGAAAGTTCCTCCGCATGTAAAAACGTCCATTGCTCCGGGTTCCCGTATCGCCTCCGACTACTTTGCGGCCAACCGCCTTCAGGAATCCCTGGACGCCCTGGGCTTTGAAACCGTCGGCTATGGCTGCACCACCTGCATCGGCAACTCCGGGCCGTTAAATCCGGAACTGGAACAGGCCGTCCGGGACAATGACATCGTCGCGGCCTCCGTCCTGTCCGGCAACCGCAACTTTGAAGCGCGCATCCATGCCTCCATCAAAACCAACTTCCTGATGTCCCCCCCGCTGGTCGTCGCCTTCGCTCTGGCCGGCCGCGTGGATATTGACTTCCAGACGGAACCGCTGGGCACGGACCGCAGCGGGAACCCCGTATTTTTGAAAGACCTCTGGCCCAGCTCCGGGGAAATTGCGGAAGCTGTTGCCAGATCCCGCAACCCGGAAGCCTACCGGGAGCTTTACACCATCACGCCGGACAAGAATCCCCGCTGGGCAGCCGTGTACGCGCCGGAAGGCTCTGTCTTCCAGTGGAATGAACACTCCACCTACATTCAGGACCCTCCCTTCTTCAGCGGCTTCAACGGCCAGCCCCGCACACTGGCGGATATCACGGACGCCCGTCCGCTGGGCATTTTCGGCGATTCCGTAACCACGGACCACATCTCCCCTGCCGGAGCCATCCGGGAAACAGGCCCCGCAGGGCTGTACCTGCAGGGCATGGGCGTGGACAGAAAAGACTTCAACTCCTTCGGCTCCCGCCGCGGAAACGACCGCGTGATGACCCGCGGCACCTTCGCCAATGTCCGCATTAAAAACCTGATGGTGGACGGCACGGAAGGCGGCTACACGCTGTATTTCGGCAACCGCGCCGTTCCCGCCCCGGACAAGGCAATAACCCCGGCTGCGGGAACGCCCGCCTTCATCTATGATGCGGCCATGGCCTATGCTCAGGACGGAGTGCCGCTCATTGTCATCGGCGGAGAAGATTACGGCATGGGCTCTTCCCGCGACTGGGCGGCCAAGGGGACTAACCTGCTGGGCGTCAAGGCCGTCATCACCAAGAGCTTTGAGCGCATCCACCGCTCCAACCTGATCGGCATGGGCGTCCTGCCCCTCAACTTCGCTGACAAGGCGGACTATGATCGCATCGCTCCGTTGAAGGACGCCACCTTCTCCATTCTGGGCCTGAACAACGGCATCGCTCCGCGCCAGCAGGTTACCCTGCGCGTACAGCCCGCAGACGCGGAAGCGTTTGACGTGCCTGTCATCGTCCGCATTGATACGCCTATTGAAAAAGAATACTATCTGGCGGGCGGCATCCTGCAATATGTCCTTACCCAAATCCTCAAATAA
- a CDS encoding L,D-transpeptidase produces MMNAKNILLITAGTGALALASCSGPQEENLRMVPLTVPATVPMTSYGPNARVVVAGIDYTEVHDEWMDTDTMKKATPGNTRVVISRGRQRGQLMVGDEVAMDFPVCVGKASHRTPVGHFRITEKAVHHVSNLYDASMPYFMRLTDSGIGMHVGPVFQTPQSHGCIRMTRSSCVPLFKTVKVGTPVTIVQ; encoded by the coding sequence ATGATGAACGCGAAAAATATCTTATTAATCACTGCCGGAACGGGAGCGTTGGCGCTGGCTTCCTGCTCCGGCCCGCAGGAAGAGAATTTGCGCATGGTGCCCCTGACCGTGCCTGCAACCGTACCCATGACCTCCTACGGACCGAACGCGAGGGTGGTCGTGGCAGGAATTGATTATACGGAGGTGCACGACGAATGGATGGATACGGATACCATGAAAAAGGCCACCCCGGGCAATACGCGCGTGGTGATCAGCCGCGGGCGTCAAAGGGGCCAGTTGATGGTGGGGGATGAGGTCGCCATGGATTTTCCCGTTTGCGTGGGTAAGGCTTCCCACCGCACGCCCGTGGGCCATTTCCGCATTACGGAAAAGGCGGTGCATCATGTTTCCAATTTGTATGATGCCTCCATGCCTTACTTCATGCGGCTGACGGACAGCGGCATCGGGATGCACGTAGGCCCTGTTTTCCAGACGCCCCAATCCCATGGGTGCATCCGCATGACCCGCTCTTCCTGCGTGCCGCTTTTCAAAACCGTTAAGGTAGGCACGCCCGTTACGATTGTACAATAA
- the msrB gene encoding peptide-methionine (R)-S-oxide reductase MsrB, which translates to MKHIYHGPWTLAGLACAILAAVAMLSFFSCGEKGQASSNDKSHMDNKNLKTIYLAGGCFWGVEKYFSLIPGVQETEAGYANGSTPSPTYEEVCSGKTGHAETVKIVFDPEELSLPFLLERYYSIIDPVSVNKQGNDRGIQYRTGIYYADEKDKPVIETSLKRLQQNFRQPLAIEVQPLRQFSRAEKYHQRYLDKNPGGYCHIPPAKFREAAQARENEPVYRKKPDEELRRILTNEQFAVTRNNATEPPFHNEYFNNDRPGIYVDVTTGEPLFLSTDKFDSGCGWPSFSRPIKEELIQEKQDFSHGMRRTEVRSKTGDAHLGHVFADGPKELGGLRYCINSASLKFIPEQEMEAQGYGKYLPLLRRTGTDRNAAEK; encoded by the coding sequence ATGAAGCATATTTACCACGGACCATGGACACTGGCCGGACTGGCATGCGCCATTCTGGCCGCAGTCGCCATGCTCTCCTTTTTTTCCTGCGGGGAAAAAGGCCAGGCGAGCAGCAATGACAAATCTCATATGGACAACAAGAATTTAAAAACGATTTACCTGGCGGGAGGCTGTTTCTGGGGAGTGGAAAAGTACTTCTCCCTGATACCCGGCGTTCAGGAAACGGAAGCGGGATACGCCAACGGCTCCACACCCTCCCCCACGTATGAAGAAGTATGCAGCGGGAAAACGGGCCATGCGGAAACGGTAAAAATAGTATTTGACCCGGAAGAACTCAGCCTCCCCTTTCTGCTGGAACGGTATTACTCCATTATTGATCCCGTTTCCGTCAACAAACAGGGAAACGACAGGGGAATTCAATACCGCACGGGCATTTATTACGCGGATGAAAAGGATAAACCTGTTATAGAAACGTCCCTGAAAAGGCTCCAGCAGAACTTCAGGCAGCCTCTGGCAATTGAAGTTCAGCCCCTCCGCCAATTTTCACGGGCGGAAAAATACCATCAGCGCTATCTGGATAAAAACCCCGGCGGATACTGCCATATTCCACCCGCCAAATTCCGGGAAGCGGCCCAGGCCCGTGAAAACGAACCTGTTTACCGGAAAAAACCGGACGAAGAGCTGCGCCGCATCCTGACAAACGAACAATTTGCCGTCACGCGGAATAACGCTACGGAACCTCCCTTCCACAACGAATATTTCAATAACGACAGACCAGGCATTTATGTGGACGTCACAACAGGAGAACCTTTATTCCTGTCCACGGACAAGTTTGATTCAGGCTGCGGCTGGCCCAGTTTCTCCCGCCCCATCAAAGAAGAACTGATTCAGGAAAAACAGGATTTCTCCCACGGCATGCGGCGTACGGAAGTCCGCAGCAAAACGGGAGACGCCCACCTGGGCCATGTTTTCGCGGACGGCCCGAAGGAGCTGGGCGGCCTGCGCTACTGCATCAACAGCGCCTCCCTGAAATTCATCCCGGAACAGGAGATGGAAGCGCAGGGTTATGGAAAATACCTGCCCCTGCTTCGCCGGACGGGAACAGACAGAAACGCTGCGGAAAAATAA